The proteins below are encoded in one region of Cololabis saira isolate AMF1-May2022 chromosome 11, fColSai1.1, whole genome shotgun sequence:
- the ddx54 gene encoding ATP-dependent RNA helicase DDX54 codes for MAQRKKFTKKRRHPNKRDGGDFELAAEIKDDDSPGRNLSRFPSASECLSDVEPDTRQLVRAQNKKKKKSGGFQSMGLSYPVYKGVMKKGYKVPTPIQRKTIPLILDGKDVVAMARTGSGKTAAFLVPMFEKLKAPQATGARALILTPTRELALQTMKFTRELGKFTGLKTALVLGGDRMEDQFAALHENPDIIIGTPGRLMHVIKEMNLKLHSVEYVVFDEADRLFEMGFAEQLQEVIQRFPETRQTLLFSATLPKLLVEFARAGLTEPVLIRLDVDSKLSDQIALSFFYSRVDDKPALLLHLLRNVVKPQEQTVVFVATKHHVEYVKELLSLEGIDCAFIYSALDQTARKINIGKFVHRKAMVLIVTDVAARGIDIPLLDNVINYNFPSKAKLFLHRVGRVGRAGRSGRTYSMVCPDEMPLVYDLHLFLGRPVQFSTLEHTQDSDGVFGRVPQSILDDEGSHLIATHENSLELQNLHHVSENAYKQYLKSRPNPSPESIKRVKNTDLSSMAVHPLLCSGLENMELERIHMVDTIKGYKSKATIFEINSSSKTSASEVMRTKRSKDMKIVDKFSRTKADLAAGSKLSLKPMTIADGDSEEEDDLKGVFSEVVGGKRRVPQEDGEERPNKKRKQTGKDEEFYIPYRPKDFDSERGLSLGGETSNFEQQASSAVLDLMGDEGDRLNQHKNIMRWDRKRKRFVRDTGKEDQKTKIRTESNQVINNKKKKKNFYEEWKKNYKIDDAGSGSDGETGGGAAGRRPPGGRGRGRGRRGPSSRSSGGPQVTPGGRRIRSELKTSAQILKQRKIREKQEFLQGGGMKRIRSKGKQFLGEVKRSGFGRGSQKKGKMKKRL; via the exons ATGGCTCAGAGAAAGAAGTTCACGAAGAAGAGGAGACACCCAAATAAGCGTGACGGTGGAGACTTCGAGCTGGCCGCCGAGATCAAAGATGATGATTCC CCTGGGAGGAATCTGTCACGCTTTCCTTCGGCATCAGAGTGCTTGTCAGATGTGGAGCCCGACACTAGGCAGCTGGTCAGAGcccaaaacaagaagaaaaagaagtctGGAGGGTTTCAGTCCATGG GTCTGAGCTACCCTGTTTATAAAGGTGTCATGAAGAAGGGTTACAAAGTCCCAACACCCATTCAAAGAAAG ACCATCCCTCTGATTCTGGATGGAAAGGATGTTGTTGCTATGGCAAGGACTGGCAGTGGTAAGACTGCTGCTTTCTTGGTGCCTATGTTTGAGAAGCTGAAAGCCCCTCAAGCTACAGGAGCCAGAGCCCTCATCCTGACACCCACCAGAGAGTTGGCTCTACAGACCATGAAGTTCACTAGAGAG TTGGGAAAATTTACTGGCCTCAAGACTGCTTTGGTTCTTGGCGGAGACAG AATGGAGGATCAGTTTGCTGCTCTCCATGAAAACCCTGACAT AATTATCGGCACTCCTGGTCGCCTGATGCACGTCATTAAGGAGATGAACCTGAAACTGCACAGTGTGGAGTACGTGGTGTTTGATGAGGCCGACAG GCTGTTTGAGATGGGTTTTGCTGAGCAGCTTCAGGAGGTCATCCAGAGGTTTCCAGAAACCAGACAGACACTCTTGTTTTCTGCCACTCTTCCCAAACTCTTGGTGGAATTTGCCAGAGCTG ggCTGACGGAGCCTGTGCTGATTCGGTTGGATGTGGATTCTAAACTCAGTGATCAGATTGCG ctGTCATTCTTTTACTCGCGCGTGGACGACAAACCTGCACTGCTGCTGCACCTCCTGAGGAACGTGGTGAAGCCTCAGGAGCAGACGGTCGTCTTTGTTGCCACCAAACATCATGTAGAGTACGTCAAGGAG CTGCTTTCTTTAGAAGGCATAGACTGTGCCTTCATCTATAGTGCCCTTGATCAGACTGCCAGAAAGATCAACATCGGCAAATTTGTGCACCGGAAAGCCATGGTGCTGATTGTGACTGACGTTGCTGCTCGTGGTATAGACATCCCCCTGCTGGACAATGTAATCAACTACAACTTCCCCTCCAAGGCCAAGCTTTTCTTGCACAGAGTTG GCCGTGTGGGCCGTGCGGGCCGCAGTGGAAGAACATACAGCATGGTTTGCCCAGATGAAATGCCTTTGGTGTACGACCTCCACCTCTTCCTTGGAAGGCCTGTTCAGTTCTCCACACTTGAGCACACACAAG ATTCAGATGGTGTGTTTGGTAGAGTCCCTCAAAGCATCTTGGATGATGAAGGTTCTCATCTCATTGCCACCCACGAGAACTCCCTGGAGCTACAGAACCTGCATCATGTCTCTGAGAACGCATACAAGCAATACCTAAAGTCCAGGCCAAATCCCTCCCCAGAGTCCATCAAACGGGTCAAAAACACAGATCTGAGCAGCATGGCTGTCCATCCGTTACTCT GTTCTGGTTTAGAGAACATGGAGCTAGAACGCATTCACATGGTCGATACGATTAAGGGCTACAAATCCAAAGCT ACGATCTTCGAAATCAACTCCAGCAGTAAGACATCTGCCAGTGAGGTGATGCGGACAAAACGCTCCAAGGACATGAAGATAGTGGACAAATTCAGCAGGACGAAGGcggacctggctgcaggcagCAAGCTGTCACTCAAGCCCATGACCATCGCTGACGGTGACAGCGAGGAGGAGGATGATTTAAAG GGGGTGTTCTCAGAGGTGGTGGGTGGTAAGAGAAGAGTCCCACAAGAAGATGGAGAAGAACGACCAAATAAGAAAAGGAAGCAAACGGGCAAGGATGAGGAGTTTTACATCCCTTACAGACCTAAAGACTTTGACTCTGAGAGAGG ATTAAGTCTCGGTGGAGAGACTAGTAATTTTGAGCAGCAGGCCTCCTCAGCTGTCCTCGACCTCATGGGAGATGAGGGTGACCGCTTAAACCAGCACAAAAACATCATGAGATG GGACCGTAAGAGGAAGCGATTTGTGAGAGACACAGGAAAGGAGGACCAGAAGACGAAGATCAGAACAGAGAGCAaccaggtcattaataacaagaagaaaaagaagaactt CTATGAGGAGTGGAAGAAAAACTACAAGATTGATGATGCAGGATCTGGCTCGGATGGAGAAACcggaggaggagcagcagggAGGAGGCCACCAGGAG GTCGTGGTCGTGGCCGTGGTCGCCGAGGCCCGAGCTCCCGCAGCTCCGGTGGACCACAGGTGACGCCCGGTGGCCGCAGGATACGGTCCGAACTCAAAACCAGCGCACAGATTCTGAAGCAGCGCAAGATTAGGGAGAAGCAGGAGTTCCTGCAGGGCGGAGGGATGAAAAGAATCCGCTCTAAGGGCAAGCAGTTTCTCGGAGAGGTGAAGAGGTCTGGTTTTGGACGGGGGAGTCAAAAGAAGGGCAAGATGAAGAAGAGACTGTGA